In Lentimicrobium sp. L6, the following proteins share a genomic window:
- a CDS encoding carboxypeptidase-like regulatory domain-containing protein, with translation MNQRYYIIIFLLSLVTTLSQAQDRDKVLFSGVIVENDSLKPVSYANIIIVNKNLGTMSTIEGYFAFYAQEQDTIRFSALGFEPSFYIIPEMVETERYSIIQVLGRDTLELAETIIYPWPANERDFKESFIHDEIEDDEVVQAKKNLQISAIQQPKEVIFHETSAAYNFDEDMKRVSYEMYYNGQSPPLTVLDPIAWYKFVKAWRRGDFKKKK, from the coding sequence ATGAATCAGAGGTATTATATTATCATATTTTTATTGAGCTTAGTGACTACCCTCTCCCAAGCTCAAGACCGAGACAAAGTCTTGTTTTCTGGGGTTATTGTTGAAAACGACAGTTTAAAACCAGTTTCCTATGCCAATATTATTATTGTCAATAAAAATTTAGGAACAATGAGTACTATAGAAGGATATTTTGCGTTCTATGCTCAGGAACAAGATACAATTCGTTTTAGCGCTTTAGGATTTGAACCTTCCTTTTATATCATTCCAGAAATGGTAGAAACCGAAAGGTATTCCATCATTCAGGTATTGGGAAGGGACACTCTAGAACTTGCTGAAACCATAATTTATCCTTGGCCTGCTAATGAAAGGGATTTTAAGGAGTCTTTTATTCATGATGAAATAGAAGACGACGAAGTGGTTCAAGCCAAGAAAAATCTTCAGATTAGTGCTATTCAACAGCCTAAAGAAGTGATTTTTCATGAGACTAGTGCCGCTTATAATTTTGATGAGGACATGAAGCGCGTTTCTTATGAAATGTATTATAATGGGCAAAGCCCTCCGCTCACTGTTTTAGATCCCATTGCTTGGTATAAATTTGTAAAAGCCTGGAGAAGAGGCGATTTTAAAAAGAAGAAATAA
- the rpmB gene encoding 50S ribosomal protein L28 produces the protein MSKICEITGKKVITGNHVSHSHHKTRRKFQVNLHTKKFYVPEEDKFITLKVSAKGMRIIDKKGISVALKDAKDKGFYNA, from the coding sequence ATGTCTAAAATTTGTGAAATTACAGGTAAGAAAGTTATTACAGGGAATCATGTCTCTCACTCTCATCATAAAACTAGAAGAAAATTTCAAGTAAATCTTCATACTAAAAAGTTCTATGTTCCAGAGGAAGATAAATTCATTACATTGAAGGTATCTGCTAAAGGAATGCGCATTATCGACAAAAAAGGTATAAGCGTTGCTTTAAAAGATGCAAAAGATAAAGGATTTTATAACGCATAA
- a CDS encoding acyloxyacyl hydrolase — translation MKKGILILVSLFILHGLNAQDYQKRLEDKRNKEDYGFYNVIDVKLHHGRFLKNSGTLDDIMDNPYNAYDIRVGFQSDGKRQKWDQLYGFPVYGVGFWSGFFKGGELGNPNALYMFMRAPVLKGGKLKWNWELGVGLSYGFTKYDPYTNPDQQVIGSDHNVYFNAATGLTYEFGKRWDITFDFDVSHMSNGSTRTPNLGINLMGFALGGRYNFNPVKNYTKDIDGEYQPATRPVFERKVISKFQRHSEIILFGSMGGKTTTTQIYDGPTYFVASASVDYAWCYHHVGKIGIGFDGFYESALRDYPEKIENASFGDLSYYGIHIAHYLRMYRLTLVTQLGYNLSSHVSHKGNTYIQVGGSYDLTEKLFFRAALKTRNGAVADFIEWGMGYRIPFAYGKMR, via the coding sequence ATGAAAAAAGGTATACTTATACTCGTATCACTCTTTATACTTCATGGGCTAAATGCTCAGGATTATCAGAAGAGATTGGAAGATAAAAGAAATAAAGAAGATTATGGTTTTTATAATGTTATTGACGTGAAGCTGCATCATGGACGGTTTCTGAAGAATTCTGGAACCTTAGACGATATTATGGATAATCCCTATAATGCCTATGATATTAGAGTGGGTTTTCAATCTGATGGAAAGCGACAGAAATGGGACCAGTTATATGGATTTCCGGTTTATGGAGTCGGTTTTTGGTCTGGATTTTTTAAAGGTGGTGAGTTAGGGAATCCAAACGCACTTTATATGTTTATGCGTGCTCCCGTGTTAAAGGGTGGTAAGCTAAAGTGGAATTGGGAACTTGGAGTGGGCTTGTCCTATGGATTCACCAAATATGATCCCTATACAAATCCAGATCAACAGGTGATTGGTTCGGATCATAATGTTTATTTTAATGCTGCCACTGGTTTGACTTATGAGTTTGGAAAAAGATGGGATATCACTTTTGATTTTGATGTTTCTCATATGTCGAATGGCTCCACCAGAACCCCAAACTTGGGAATTAACCTTATGGGATTTGCCTTGGGAGGTCGTTATAATTTTAATCCAGTGAAAAATTATACTAAAGATATAGATGGTGAATATCAACCTGCAACTAGACCTGTATTTGAGAGAAAAGTGATTTCTAAATTCCAAAGACATTCTGAGATTATATTATTCGGAAGTATGGGAGGAAAGACTACTACTACTCAAATTTATGATGGGCCTACCTATTTTGTTGCTTCAGCTTCTGTGGATTATGCTTGGTGTTATCATCATGTTGGTAAAATCGGTATTGGTTTCGATGGATTTTATGAATCTGCCCTCAGAGATTATCCAGAAAAAATTGAAAATGCCAGTTTTGGTGATTTATCATACTATGGAATTCATATTGCTCATTATTTGAGAATGTACAGATTAACTCTTGTGACACAACTGGGGTATAATTTATCTTCTCATGTTAGTCATAAAGGAAATACTTATATCCAAGTTGGCGGAAGTTATGACTTAACAGAAAAATTGTTTTTCAGAGCGGCTTTAAAAACTAGAAATGGTGCTGTTGCTGACTTTATTGAGTGGGGAATGGGATATCGAATTCCTTTTGCTTATGGTAAGATGAGATAG
- a CDS encoding Bro-N domain-containing protein, which yields MSNQENKLVVFQDKNIRRVWYEEEWFYSVVDIVEVLTESPTPRQYWGKVKAREFVKFQLSPIWVQLKLEAKDGKKYKTDCVNTKGAFRIIQSIPSKKAEPFKQWLAQVGKERLDEIENPELAQERMKAIYEQKGYPQDWIDKRLRGIAIRQNLTDEWKARGITEKRDYAILTAEISKATFGMTPSEYKDFKKLPIKSKVNLPDNMDDLELIFTMLGERVTTEISQNEKPESFHENKNVAKRGGKVAGDARESTEKELGRSVISEKNHLEIGQGSLEIDE from the coding sequence ATGAGCAATCAAGAAAACAAACTCGTAGTATTTCAAGACAAAAATATTCGCAGAGTATGGTACGAAGAAGAGTGGTTTTATTCTGTTGTAGATATTGTTGAAGTACTTACTGAAAGCCCTACTCCAAGGCAATATTGGGGAAAGGTAAAAGCCCGTGAATTTGTAAAATTTCAGTTGTCCCCAATTTGGGTACAACTGAAATTAGAGGCAAAAGACGGCAAAAAATACAAGACAGATTGTGTTAATACCAAAGGAGCATTCAGGATAATTCAATCCATTCCCTCGAAAAAAGCAGAACCTTTTAAACAATGGTTGGCACAAGTTGGGAAAGAGCGGTTAGACGAAATTGAAAATCCCGAACTGGCACAAGAACGAATGAAAGCCATTTACGAGCAAAAAGGTTATCCGCAAGATTGGATAGATAAGCGCCTCAGAGGAATTGCCATTCGCCAAAACCTAACCGATGAATGGAAAGCAAGAGGTATTACCGAGAAAAGGGATTATGCAATATTGACGGCAGAAATTTCAAAAGCCACTTTTGGAATGACTCCAAGTGAATACAAGGATTTCAAAAAACTGCCAATTAAATCAAAAGTTAATCTACCTGATAATATGGATGATTTAGAGCTGATATTTACGATGTTGGGCGAAAGGGTTACGACAGAAATCTCACAGAATGAAAAACCTGAATCATTTCATGAAAACAAAAACGTAGCAAAGAGAGGCGGAAAAGTTGCTGGCGATGCTCGTGAAAGCACAGAGAAAGAATTGGGACGAAGTGTCATCTCGGAGAAAAACCATTTAGAAATAGGTCAAGGAAGTTTAGAGATAGATGAGTAG
- a CDS encoding chloride channel protein, with amino-acid sequence MQKKLRPDVFILILAILIGILAGISASLLKTFVYKIDQFVTNFSIENEIDFLYLIAPGIGILLTWVLFKYVIKDETKHGIPRILFVISRLDGKMKYHKAFSSMIGGALTAGFGGSIGLESPIISSGSSFGSGIGQILKLNFKTKTLLIGCGAAGAMASIFTTPVAAIVFALEVLMLDLTIASIIPLLVASATGAITARLLTNEALLFNFSSNSPFDISDLPFYLVFGILGGLVSLYFSHMHFIVANIFSKFKSFRLKIFVGALSLGILIFLFPALYSEGYEMIRHIMNGEAELILTHSYVFDFRNIPYVFLIYIILLILLKIIATSITIEAGGIGGIFAPAAVTGGLLGFLYSRVINTFSPTTHLHEDNFTLVGMSTILAAVLHAPLTAIFLVVEMTNGYGLIVPLMLTTSIAYVTNRTFNSHSIFTKQLAEQGDLITHHKDNAVLTLLQVNHVIDKDLLTIKPGSTLGDLTKLISKSKRNIFPIVDEHLNYSGLIDMDDVREVMFQSEKYGCPIDDFKMQSKEHVSTKDAMETVMQKFKNTGYYNLPVVDNGKYIGFVSRANIFTAYRKMLNELSDH; translated from the coding sequence TTGCAAAAAAAATTGCGCCCTGATGTTTTCATTTTAATTTTAGCCATCCTCATAGGTATCTTAGCAGGTATTTCAGCTTCTTTACTCAAAACCTTCGTTTATAAAATTGACCAGTTTGTTACCAATTTCAGCATAGAAAACGAAATTGACTTTCTATATCTTATTGCGCCAGGAATTGGAATCTTATTGACTTGGGTTTTATTTAAATATGTCATCAAAGACGAAACCAAACATGGAATTCCTAGAATCTTATTTGTAATCAGTCGCCTCGATGGAAAAATGAAATACCATAAAGCATTTTCTTCTATGATAGGAGGAGCTTTAACAGCAGGTTTTGGAGGAAGTATCGGACTGGAGTCTCCCATCATAAGTAGTGGTTCATCTTTTGGTTCGGGAATTGGTCAAATTTTAAAGCTAAACTTCAAAACCAAAACCTTGCTGATTGGATGTGGTGCTGCGGGCGCAATGGCCTCTATCTTTACCACCCCTGTGGCGGCTATAGTATTTGCCTTAGAGGTTTTAATGCTTGACCTTACTATTGCTTCCATCATTCCTCTTTTGGTGGCCTCGGCTACCGGTGCCATTACTGCAAGATTATTAACCAACGAAGCCTTATTATTTAATTTCTCCAGCAATTCTCCATTTGATATTTCAGATTTGCCATTCTACCTTGTTTTTGGCATCCTTGGAGGACTTGTATCACTTTATTTTTCTCACATGCACTTTATTGTTGCAAACATATTTAGCAAATTTAAAAGCTTCAGGTTAAAAATATTTGTAGGTGCTCTATCTCTAGGCATCCTCATTTTTCTTTTTCCAGCCTTATATAGTGAAGGTTATGAAATGATCAGACATATTATGAATGGAGAAGCTGAACTCATCCTTACACACAGCTATGTATTCGATTTCAGAAATATTCCCTATGTTTTCTTAATTTATATCATCCTATTAATTCTTCTAAAGATTATTGCAACTAGTATTACTATTGAAGCAGGTGGAATAGGTGGTATATTTGCTCCTGCTGCAGTAACTGGAGGACTCTTGGGGTTTCTCTATAGCAGAGTTATCAATACCTTTTCTCCTACTACCCATTTACATGAAGATAACTTCACCCTGGTTGGAATGTCCACAATATTGGCTGCTGTTCTGCACGCTCCTCTTACGGCAATTTTCCTTGTAGTGGAAATGACCAATGGATATGGTTTAATTGTTCCCCTAATGCTCACCACCTCTATAGCTTATGTGACCAATAGGACTTTTAATAGCCATTCTATTTTTACCAAACAATTGGCCGAACAAGGCGATTTAATCACTCATCATAAAGATAATGCCGTACTAACCCTCCTCCAAGTCAATCATGTCATTGATAAAGATTTATTAACCATAAAACCAGGAAGTACTTTAGGCGATTTGACCAAATTAATTTCGAAATCGAAAAGAAACATATTCCCCATTGTAGATGAGCATCTCAACTATTCTGGTCTTATTGATATGGATGATGTCAGAGAAGTCATGTTTCAATCGGAAAAATACGGTTGTCCTATCGACGATTTCAAGATGCAGTCGAAGGAACATGTTTCCACCAAAGATGCCATGGAAACAGTAATGCAAAAATTTAAAAATACAGGCTATTATAACCTTCCGGTTGTAGATAATGGGAAATATATAGGATTCGTAAGTAGAGCTAATATTTTTACAGCCTATAGAAAAATGCTTAATGAATTGTCAGATCATTAG
- a CDS encoding MalY/PatB family protein: MYDFDKVIERSETNSVKYDLREFFFQDKDVIPMWVADMDFETPEFIRDAIKKRAEHPIYGYSIKPESYFQSIINWLKKRFTWDIEKKDILFSPGVVPGFTLAIMAYTQPGDKVVTQPPVYFPFFQSVEDNGRELVYNQLIEKDNYYTIDFEDLDTKLSDPKAKVLLISSPHNPVGRVWHSEELEKMVTLCHKHDVLILTDEIHSDLVFKGSQHIPTASISNTAKELCVTFMAPSKTFNMAGLSTSFLVIQNEKLKKKYEEILQAYHLGMGNVFGNEALEAAYNFGEDWLEELNEYLSSNTNFVFNFLEKNIPEITFLKPEATYLLWLNCKELGLNEKELPAFFIKKAGLGLNNGTIFGPGGNGYMRMNVACPLSTIKIALGQLLQAIEQLRKDKR, from the coding sequence ATGTACGATTTCGATAAAGTTATAGAGCGATCCGAAACAAATTCTGTAAAATACGACCTCAGAGAATTCTTTTTTCAAGATAAAGATGTGATTCCCATGTGGGTGGCAGATATGGACTTTGAAACGCCAGAGTTTATCAGAGATGCCATAAAAAAGAGAGCTGAACATCCTATTTATGGCTACAGCATTAAGCCTGAATCATATTTTCAATCTATTATCAATTGGTTAAAGAAACGTTTCACTTGGGACATAGAAAAGAAAGATATTCTATTTAGCCCTGGAGTAGTTCCAGGATTTACTTTGGCTATTATGGCCTATACTCAGCCTGGCGATAAAGTAGTGACTCAACCACCTGTATACTTCCCATTCTTTCAAAGTGTAGAAGATAATGGTAGAGAATTGGTTTATAACCAACTGATAGAGAAAGACAATTATTATACTATTGATTTTGAAGACCTAGATACTAAATTAAGCGATCCTAAAGCTAAAGTCCTTTTAATTTCGAGTCCACACAACCCTGTAGGACGAGTATGGCATAGTGAAGAATTAGAAAAAATGGTCACTTTATGTCATAAGCACGACGTTTTGATTCTTACCGATGAAATACATTCCGACTTAGTTTTCAAAGGAAGCCAACACATTCCAACAGCCTCTATTTCAAATACTGCAAAGGAATTATGTGTGACATTTATGGCACCCAGTAAGACTTTCAATATGGCTGGGCTTTCTACTTCCTTTTTGGTGATTCAAAACGAAAAGCTAAAGAAAAAATACGAGGAGATTCTGCAAGCTTATCATTTGGGCATGGGAAATGTATTTGGCAATGAAGCTCTTGAAGCAGCTTATAATTTTGGTGAAGATTGGTTGGAAGAGCTAAACGAGTACTTGAGTAGCAACACCAACTTTGTTTTTAATTTCTTAGAAAAAAACATCCCTGAAATCACTTTCTTAAAACCAGAAGCTACCTATTTATTATGGCTTAATTGTAAAGAGCTGGGTTTAAATGAAAAAGAATTACCCGCATTTTTTATTAAGAAAGCTGGGCTTGGTTTAAATAATGGAACTATATTTGGACCTGGTGGTAATGGATATATGCGCATGAATGTTGCTTGTCCTCTTTCTACCATAAAAATAGCATTGGGCCAACTATTACAAGCTATAGAACAACTAAGAAAGGATAAAAGATAA
- a CDS encoding glycosyltransferase family 2 protein: protein MDISVIVPVYNEVDSLPKLAEWIEKVMDENKFSYEVLFVDDGSRDGSWKVIEELSNGNFRLKGIRFQRNYGKSAALNQGFTECQGEVVITMDADLQDSPDEIPGLYDMIMKDKFDLVSGWKKKRNDPLNKTIPSKFFNGATGMMTGIKLHDFNCGLKAYHSDVIKSIEVYGEMHRYIPVIAKWAGFNKIGEKVVTHYPRQFGITKFGIERYVNGFLDLLSISFVGRFGKRPMHFFGFMGTLVFFVGFVIAMYLAYAKFFMEGYRMTDRPLFYFGLLAMAVGVQLFLAGFLGELISRSSNDKNNYLIAKTVGLKDEK from the coding sequence ATGGATATATCAGTTATTGTACCCGTCTACAACGAAGTAGATTCTCTTCCCAAGTTAGCTGAGTGGATAGAGAAAGTCATGGATGAAAATAAGTTCTCTTATGAGGTCCTTTTTGTAGACGATGGAAGCCGCGATGGCTCTTGGAAAGTTATTGAGGAGCTTTCTAATGGAAACTTCCGACTTAAAGGAATACGATTCCAAAGAAACTATGGAAAGTCGGCAGCATTAAACCAAGGGTTTACCGAATGCCAAGGCGAAGTGGTCATTACCATGGATGCTGATTTACAAGATAGTCCCGATGAAATCCCAGGATTATATGATATGATCATGAAGGATAAATTTGATCTGGTTTCAGGATGGAAAAAGAAAAGAAACGATCCTCTTAACAAAACCATCCCCTCTAAGTTTTTCAATGGGGCTACTGGTATGATGACTGGTATAAAACTCCACGATTTCAATTGTGGTCTTAAGGCTTATCACTCCGATGTGATTAAATCCATAGAAGTATATGGCGAAATGCACCGTTATATTCCTGTCATTGCTAAATGGGCTGGATTTAATAAAATTGGAGAGAAAGTAGTAACTCATTACCCACGCCAATTTGGAATCACCAAATTTGGAATTGAAAGATATGTAAATGGATTTCTCGACCTGCTAAGCATTAGCTTTGTCGGTCGTTTTGGGAAGCGGCCTATGCATTTCTTTGGTTTTATGGGTACTTTAGTTTTTTTCGTTGGGTTTGTAATCGCTATGTATTTGGCTTATGCTAAATTCTTTATGGAAGGTTATCGAATGACTGATAGGCCTCTATTTTACTTCGGTTTATTAGCCATGGCCGTTGGAGTTCAGCTCTTTCTAGCTGGTTTTTTAGGAGAATTGATTTCCAGATCATCAAACGACAAAAACAATTATTTAATTGCAAAAACGGTGGGCTTAAAAGACGAAAAATAG
- a CDS encoding DUF4199 domain-containing protein, which yields MEKVSFGSNAIKYGLIAAVLLIIQTLVYYLLDINVFQWSFMLLSFALMGIIIISSIIVGIKNLRKANDDIISFGKAFGQGMLIGTITLILAGVFSLVFNLLIVPEYLPSQIDNFVAFMEGMNIPDDAIDMAIDEFKKGITTEGQIMSFFKNTAFFIVITLIASLIIAAALKKEDTQSDIF from the coding sequence ATCAAGTATGGTCTCATCGCTGCTGTCCTTTTAATAATCCAAACATTAGTCTATTACTTGTTGGATATTAATGTATTTCAATGGAGTTTTATGTTATTAAGTTTTGCCTTAATGGGTATAATTATTATTTCTTCGATTATCGTAGGAATAAAAAATTTAAGAAAAGCTAATGACGATATTATTAGTTTTGGAAAAGCTTTTGGTCAAGGTATGCTAATAGGAACTATTACATTGATTCTTGCAGGTGTATTTTCGCTTGTTTTTAATCTGCTAATAGTCCCAGAATACCTTCCATCACAAATTGATAATTTTGTTGCATTCATGGAAGGTATGAACATACCAGATGATGCAATTGACATGGCAATAGATGAATTTAAAAAAGGTATTACAACAGAGGGTCAGATAATGAGTTTCTTCAAAAACACTGCTTTTTTTATTGTTATCACACTCATTGCTTCATTAATTATTGCAGCAGCATTGAAAAAAGAAGATACTCAATCCGATATTTTCTAA